The segment TGTTCGGGGCGGCGCGCACGGCCGAGGAAATCTTCTGCATCAGGGCGGCGGAGGGATCGACCCGTTCGCGCAGCCGGGCGCGGTACTCGTCCATATCGTCGATCGGGACGCGGGAAACCCCTGTGTCCATCGCGGCCTGGGCCACGAACGGAGGGATGTACCAGATCAGGCGCGGATCGAAGGGCGTCGGGATGATGTAGTCCGGCCCGAACCTCAGCTTGCGCCCCCGATAGGCCACCGCGACCTCGTCCGGCACGTCCTCGCGCGCCAGCTGGGCCAGGGCGTGGGCGCAGGCGATCTTCATCTCGTGATTGATCTGGCGGGCGCGCACGTCGAGGGCGCCGCGGAACAGATAGGGGAAGGCCAGGACGTTATTGACCTGGTTCACATAGTCCGAGCGGCCGGTGGCGATAATGGCGTCCTTGCGCACGGCCAGAACCTGTTCCGGGGTGATCTCGGGATCCGGATTGGCCATGGCGAAGATGATCGGCCGGGGCGCCATGGAGGCGACCATCGCGGGCGTGATCGCCCCCTTGGCCGACAGACCCAGGACGACGTCGGCCCCGACCATGGCCTCGGCCAGGGTGCGCTTTTCGGTGTCGATGGCGTGGACCGACTTCCACTGGTCCATGCCCTCGGTCCGCCCGCGGTAGATCACGCCGTGCAGATCGACGACCGTGGCGTTTTCCGGCCTGACGCCCAGGGATTTCATCAGGCTCAGGGACGACAGGCCGGCAGCGCCGGCCCCAACCAGTACCATCTTCACGTCCTCGAACCGGCGCCCGGTGATGTGACAGGCGTTGATCAGGCCCGCCGTGGAGATGATGGCGGTGCCGTGCTGGTCGTCGTGGAAGACCGGAATGTCCAGCTGGTCCTGAAGCTCGCTCTCGATCACGAAACATTCGGGGGATTTGATGTCCTCCAGATTGATCCCGCCCCAGGTGTCGCCGATGTTCTTGACCACGGTGATGAATTCGTCCGGGTCGGTGGTCTTGACCTCGACATCGAAGCTGTCGACGTCGGCGAACCGCTTGAACAGGACGGCCTTGCCCTCCATCACCGGCTTGGACGCCATATGGCCCAGATGGCCCAGGCCCAGGATGGCCGTGCCGTTCGAGATCACGGCGACCAGATTGCCCTTGGACGTATAGTCGTAGGCCAGGTCCGGATTGTCGGCGATGGCACGCACCGGCACCGCCACGCCCGGCGAATAGGCCAGGGACAGGTCACGCTGGGTCGCCATCGGCTTGATCGGAGCCATGGAGATCTTGCCCGGCAGCGGCAGCCGGTGGAAATCCAGGGCCTCCTGATCGGAAAAGGTCTGTTTGTCGGTCTGGTCGGGCATGGGTCAGCAAGCCTTTGAAAGGAGCCGGACTGTCGTAGCGACGGGGGGTGCCGCCGACAACCGTCGAGCGCTTTCCCGGCGGGACCCGGTATCGGCTTCACGCCGGGGAGGGGAGTTTTACCACGTTTGGAAAGCATACCTCCCGCCTCAGGCGCATCCGGAACCGAAGCGCGATCTGACGCTCTAGGCTGCACGCCATGCGTGGAGTCTCGCCCAGTGAAAACCCTTCTGATCTCGACATTCGCCGCCATTACGCTGTTGGCCGGGCCCGCCTCGGCCGGTGAACACAGCGGACCACCCGGCGGCGGCCACCCTGGGGGAGGCGGCTGCATGAGCGGCTGCGGCGGCGGCGGTCACCCCGGCGGCGGCTATGGCGGTCACCACCCGGGGTACGGTGGCGGAAACGTCAACACCAACGTCAATGTCAATGTGAACGCCAACGCCGGGGCCGATGCCGGTTCGTATGCCGGGGCCGGTGCGGTCATCAATGCGCGCGGCTATGATGTCGGGGCGATCCGGGGCGGCGGTGGCTATGGCGGCGCGATCGTCTCGGGCAGCGGCTATGGCGGCTGGGATTCGCTGGGCTATGGCGGCAACGTCGGCGCGGTGGTCGTCCGTGGTCCCGGCTATGGCCCCAGTCGTCCGTTCGGCTATGCCGTGCGCGGGTTCGGACGGCGCTATGTGACCACGGACCGGTGCGGATCGTGCGGCGCGCCGCCTCCGCCTCCGCCTCCGCCGTCCTGCTACGTCAGCTGCGACGGCGGCTACGATCACGGAAACCGGTATTCGGATCGTGATCCGCATGGTCGGAGCGACTGCCGCTGCGGGGGCCCGCGCTATGTGGCCCAGCCCTACTACGCCGCCCCGCAGGAGTCGGTCGAATATCGCGATCACGACTACCAGGCCAGCATGGAAGGCCGGGGCTATGTGCAACAGGGCTATTCGTCCGGGGGCTACGAACGCTATGAAGGCCAGCCCTATGGCAGCGGCTATGGAGCCCCGGTCCCTGCGCCTCGTCCCTATGCACCGGCCGCCCACGCGCCCCGGGTGATCGAGCAGGCCCCCGTCTATATTCAGGCGCCGCCGGGATACTACGGCGACCTGCCCCCCGACGACGACGGGGTCAGCCTGCCCTATCGGCAGGAGCCGGGCGAGCGGGGTTAGGCCACTCCGGCCATTTCGGCGACGATCGCGGCAGCGGCCCTGACGGGGTCGGAGGCCGCGATGACGGGCCGGGCGACCACCAGATGGGTGGCCCCGGCGCGCAGGGCGGCAGACGGGGTAGCCACGCGCTGCTGGTCATCGACCTCGGCTCCGACGGGGCGAACGCCCGGCGTGACGATCAGGAAGTCGGGACGGCCCGCCCCGGTCGCGATCTGGCGCACCCGGTCAGCCTCCAGCGGGCTGGAGACGACACCGTCGACGCCGCAATCAAGGGCCTGATGGACGCGGGCCTCGACCAGATCACGGGCGCGGGCGGAATAGCCGATCGCCTTCAGGTCCTCGTCCGAAAGGCTGGTCATGACGGTGACGGCCAGGATCTTCGTCGCCAGTCCGCCGCGACCCTTGACGGCGGCCCGCATCACCTGCGGCTCGGCGTGGACGGTCAGCAGGTCGCAGCCGCCCTCGGCCACCGAGCGCGCCGCGCCTTCCACCTGGGCGCCGATGTCATGCAGTTTCCAGTCCTGGAACACCTGCTTGCCCCTGTCGCGCAGGCCGTGGGCGAAGGCGACGCCGCCGGGGCGCGCCAGCAGGGTCAGCCCGACCTTGTAGACGCTCACGCCGTCGCCCAGCTGCTCGACCAGGGCACCGGCCGCCTCGACCGAGGGCAGATCGAGGCCGACGATCAGGCGCGGGTCGGACAGGAGAGGCGAGGTCATCGACGGGCTCCGCATGACCGGCTAGACGGGGCGCGAGGGTTCGCGTCGGGCGACCGGCGATTCTTGATGGGCTGAGGGACAGGGAATGAACGCGCTCGATCTGGGGGTCAACCTGTTCGTGGCCCTGTTCGCCCTGGTCGATCCGATCGGCAACATCCCGATCTTCGCCGCCGCGACGACGGGGGCGACCGCGCGCCAGCGACTGTCGGTCTCGGCCCTGATCTGCGTCTTCATCGCCGTCTTTCTGGCCTTCTTCTTCTTCACCGGCCTGTGGCTGCTGCAGTTCTTTGGCATATCGCTGGCGGCGTTCAGGATCGCGGGCGGGATCCTGTTGCTGCTGCTGGGCCTGGACATGACGCGCGGCGACTTCCTGACCATGTTCGCGGACACCGACGCAGCCGCCGACGCCAAGGACGTGCGCGGCTATGCGCAGCGGCGGTTCAAGCGGTTGATCGTGCCCTTCGCCATGCCGCTGCTGATCGGACCGGGAGCCATCTCCACCATCATCATCCAGGCGGGCGAGGCGCAGAAGCTGGGTTATGCCGGAACGGTCGCGGGCATGCTGGCGATCGGGGCGGCGGCCTTCGCGACCTTCGTGACCTTCTCGGCCACGGCGCCGATCAGCCGGGTGCTGGGTGATGTCGGCATGGCGATCATTGTGCGCGTTCTGGGCCTGATCCTGTGCGCCCTGGCGATCCAGTTCATCCTGGCGGGTCTGGGCGAGGCCCTGCCCGGCATGTTCGCCACGGGCGTGACCGCACCTTATCCGACCGGCGGGCATTAGGTCGAAGGACTAAGCCAGGCCGGTCAGCATGATCCTGGCTCCGGCCGCGATCGCCCTCGTCGCCAGGCGCCCCACGACCTCGCCCCTGCGCGCGGGCGAAATCCCGTCACCGATCCGGACCGATCCATTCACACAGGCGCGAGGGCCCAGAGTAACGAAGTCACCGACCACACTGTCATGGGCGACACTGGCGCAGGCATTGGCCAGCAAATGCCGTCCGATCACCCCGTCCGGACTGGCGAGGGCGCAGGCGCTGATCAAGGCGCCCGGCGCGACCTGCGACCCGGCCGCGACGATGCCGCCATCATCCTGTCCTGGCGTCTGATTTGCGGTCGGGCTCAAGCGAGGCGGGTCAAATCCGCTTCAGCCGCCGCGCATGCCCGGCCACCATCCGCAGCGCCAGACCGTCCGGCAGCAGCTTGCCCAGGGCTGCGAGGACATTGTTCATCAGGCCCGGCGTCACGCGCGGCCGGTCGGCCTCGCAGGCGGCATGGGCGACGCGGGCGACGTGGTCCGCCGTCTGCCACATCCAGGCCGGATAGGCCGCTGACACCTGTTCCCGCGAGCCATTGACGTCGTGGAACTCGGTCAGGGTGTAGCCGGGGCACAGGGCGGTAACGTGGACGCCGGTGCCGCGCGTCTCCAGCCACAGCCCCTGGGAGGCCTTGATCAGAAAGCTCTTGATCGGTCCGTACAGGGTATCGCCCCCGGTTGCGGGCATCTGACCGGCCAGGGAGGCCACGTTGATGATCCGCCCGAACCCGCGCTCGACCATGCCGGGCAGGAGGAGCCGCGACAGGGCGACCGGCGCCGACAGCATGACCTGCACCATGGCGGCGTGCCGGGCGGGGTCGGTCGCCAGAAACCCGGTCGTGCGCGAAAAGCCGGCGTTGTTGATCAGGCCATCGACAGTGAGGCCGCGGGCCGCAATGGCCCGGACCAGCCGCTCGGGAGCCTCCGGATCGGCCAGATTTTCCGGGATGACCACGACATCGCTCCCGTGACCGGCTCTGATCTCGTCGGCGAGCCTCGACAGGACCGCTTCCCGGCGCGCGGTCAGGATCAGGTCCCAGCCCGTCTCCGCATAGACCCGCGCCAGGGCGGCACCGATCCCGGCGGAGGCTCCGGTGATGAGGATACGGGGTCGCACCGTCGGGTTCAGGCCGGCACCCGGGCACCGGCCTGAACCGCGCCGGCACAGGCACCATGGACGGCGACGCCGTCGAGCGCCGCCGCGTTCTCGGCGAGCAGATCGGCGATGGTGATGCGGCTGAGAGCCTCCGATGCCGCCTGATCGGCCAGGGTCAGCACCTTGCCGACCTGACGGGGAATATGTTCGCCCACGGGGCAGCCCTTCGCTCCGGCCGGTGCCGAGCCAAGGTGGGCGCAGCCGTTGACAGCCTTCAGCACCACATCCAGCCGGATGTCCTCGGGGCGCAGCAGCAGCCATGAGCCCCCGGACGCGCCCGGACGGGTCGCGATCAGGCCGGCCTTGGCCAGAAGCGCGGTGACGCGGCGAATGACCACGGGGTTCGTCGGGACCGAGGCGGCCAGGACCGCACTGGGCGCCGCGTGCGCGGGGTCGTACGCGCCCTTGTGGGCCAGATAGGCCAGGGCGTGGGCGGCGACGGGAAAGCGTTGGCTGTCTGACATTTGTGTGGGTTCCAACCCGGAAGGTAGGCACCCGGGCCGCGAATCACAAATGTCGCTTTCGGCCCGCGCGAACACGGTGCAACCGAAACCGCAGCCGCGCGATTGAAACCCCCGCGCAATGGGCCTAAAGGCGCTCCGCTTTGATGGGTCCGCCAGATGCGGTACCCGGAGGATTCTCATGGCAGGGGACGCATCCCCCGGCGACGGCGCTTCCCCCGCCCCGCTCACAGGTTCCAGCGACGGAACGCCCGCACCCGCACCCGCACCCGCGTCCGCGCTCGCAGTCGGTCCGGCGCACGGCAAGGCCGGGTTCTGGGCGCTGACGATCGGCGCGATCGGCGTCGTGTTCGGCGACATCGGCACCAGCCCGCTCTACGCCCTGCGCGAGGCGATCGCTCATGCCCGGTCTGGCGTCGGCGGCGACCTCGCCGTCATCGGCGTGGTGTCGCTGGCCTTCTGGGCGCTGATGATCGTGGTGACGTTCAAATACGTCCTGTTCCTGATGCGCGCTGACAACAGGGGCGAAGGGGGGACCCTGGCCCTGATGGCCCTGGCGACCCACGCCGTAGGACGGCGCAGTGCCTGGATCTTCGCGCTTGGCGTCTGCGGCGCAGCCCTCTTCTATGGCGACGGCATCATCACGCCTGCCATTTCGGTCCTGTCGGCCATCGAGGGGGTCAAGGACGCTCCCGGGGTAGGCACACGTCTGGACGCCTTCATCGTCCCGATCTCGGCCGCCATCCTGATCGGCCTGTTTCTGGTCCAGTCGCGCGGCACGGCGGGTCTGGCCAGGTATTTCGGCCCGATCACGGCCATCTGGTTCCTCAGCCTCGGGGCCCTGGGCCTCTATCACATCTTCGACGACGTCTCGGTGCTGCGCGCCCTGTCGCCGCATTACGGCGTGATGCTGCTGCTCAGCGACGGCTTCCTGGGCTTCATCATCCTGGGCAGCGTCTTCCTGGCGGTCACCGGGGCCGAGGCGCTGTATGCGGACATGGGCCATTTCGGCAAGGCCCCGATCCGGATGGGCTGGCTGTGTTTCGTCCTGCCCTGCCTGACGCTGAATTATCTGGGCCAGGGCGCTCTGATTCTGGACAATCCGAGTGCCGCAGAGAACCCCTTCTGGTCGATGGTGCCGCAATTCGCTTACTGGCCGATGCTGGCCCTGGCCACCGCGGCGACGGTGATCGCATCCCAGGCCGTCATCACTGGGGCCTTCTCGGTCACACAGCAGGCCGTCCAGCTGGGGCTTCTGCCCAGGATCGACATCCGCTTCACTTCGGAGACCCAAGCCGGCCAGATCTTCGTCCCGGCCGTCAACACCTTTCTGATGCTCGGGGTCCTGACCCTGTTGTTCGTCTTTCAGAGCTCGCACAACCTGACGGCCGCCTATGGTGTAGCGGTCACCGGCGTGATGCTCATCAACACCCTGATGGCCTGGTCGGTCATCACGCGGAAATGGAGCTGGTCGATCTGGGCCACCCTGGCGGCGCTGATCCCGTTCGGCTTCATCGATACGGTGTTCCTGACCTCCAACCTGCTGAAGATTCCCGACGGGGCCTGGCTGCCGCTGGTCCTGGGCGCGATCCTGGTGCTGATCATGTGGACCTGGACGCGGGGATCGCAGATCCTGTCGGCCAAGGCCAAGAAGGACAGTCTGCCGCTGGTCGACCTGATCGAGATGCTCCGGGCCCGCCCGCCGCATCGCGCACCCGGTACGGCCATCTTCCTGACGTCAGACCCCGAGGTCGCCCCCGTCGCCCTGATGCACAATCTGAAGCATAACAAGGTGCTGCACGAGAAGAACATCATCCTGACCGTGCGGACCACCGACCGGCCGCGTGTGCCTGACAAGGAGCGCGTCACGATGGAGCCCATCAACGATGACTTCAAGAAGATCACCCTGTCGTTCGGCTTCATGGAAAGCCCGCAGGTGCCCCGGGCTCTTGGCCTGTGCCGCAAACAGGGGCTGAAGTTCGACATCATGTCGACCAGCTTCTTCCTCGGACGCCGCTCGGTGGTGCCCTCGGCGTCGCAAGGCATGCCGCTGTGGCAGGACAAGCTGTACATCTTCCTGATGCGCAATGCCGCCAATCCGACCGACTTCTTCCACATCCCGCCCGGCCGCGTGGTCGAGCTGGGCGCGCAGGTCTCCGTATGACGGTGTCTGTTTGAGCGGGGGCTCGCCAGGGGGCAGGGATTCCGGGGCACGGGGTCGGCGCATGGCCGACAAGGCGAGGGGCCCAAGGCGCGAACCGATCCAGCGACCGGCCGAGCCGGACGGTGCCGCCGACATCGGCGTCGAGGCGCGAATCGCTGCCGGTATCCTGCTGAACGCGGCACTGGAACGGCGGAACGGCCTGGACGAGGCGATGTCCCTGCCGGCCGTCGCCGCCCTGCCGGGACCCGACCGGGCCTTCGCGCGCGCGGTCGCCATGGCGGCGTTGCGGCGGCTGGGAGAGATCGACCACATCCTGAACCAGCGCCTGCAGAAGTCACCGCCCGAGGCCGTGCGGACCCTGCTGCGGGTGTCGCTGGCCCAGACGCTGGTTCTGGGCACGCCCGCCTTCGCCGCGGTCTCCACGGCCGTGAAGCTGGCCGAGCGCGATGCCAGGACCCGGCCCTACAAGGCCCTGGTCAATGCCGTCCTGCGCGGCGTCGAACGCGAGGGGCCGGGCCTGACCACGGCCGAGTCCAACCTGCCCGACTGGATCGCCGCGCGCTGGCGTCAGACCTATGGGCCTGCGACGCTCGCCGCGATCGCCCTGGCCGCGCGCGAGGAACCGCCGACCGACCTGAGCCTGAAGCCCGGCGAGGACGCAGGGGCGCTGGCCGAGGCCCTGGAGGCCACGGTCCTGCCGGGCGGCACGGTCCGGTCCGGCGTTCGCGGCGATGTCTCGACCTGGCCCGGATATGACACGGGCGGCTGGTGGATCCAGGACGCGGCAGCGGCGATTCCCGCCCGGCTGCTGGCCACAAGGGCCGGCGAGACGGCGCTGGACATGTGCGCGGCCCCGGGCGGCAAGACCCTGCAACTGGCCGCCTCCGGCGCGTCGGTGGTCGCGCTGGA is part of the Brevundimonas sp. AJA228-03 genome and harbors:
- a CDS encoding SDR family oxidoreductase, producing the protein MRPRILITGASAGIGAALARVYAETGWDLILTARREAVLSRLADEIRAGHGSDVVVIPENLADPEAPERLVRAIAARGLTVDGLINNAGFSRTTGFLATDPARHAAMVQVMLSAPVALSRLLLPGMVERGFGRIINVASLAGQMPATGGDTLYGPIKSFLIKASQGLWLETRGTGVHVTALCPGYTLTEFHDVNGSREQVSAAYPAWMWQTADHVARVAHAACEADRPRVTPGLMNNVLAALGKLLPDGLALRMVAGHARRLKRI
- a CDS encoding RsmB/NOP family class I SAM-dependent RNA methyltransferase translates to MADKARGPRREPIQRPAEPDGAADIGVEARIAAGILLNAALERRNGLDEAMSLPAVAALPGPDRAFARAVAMAALRRLGEIDHILNQRLQKSPPEAVRTLLRVSLAQTLVLGTPAFAAVSTAVKLAERDARTRPYKALVNAVLRGVEREGPGLTTAESNLPDWIAARWRQTYGPATLAAIALAAREEPPTDLSLKPGEDAGALAEALEATVLPGGTVRSGVRGDVSTWPGYDTGGWWIQDAAAAIPARLLATRAGETALDMCAAPGGKTLQLAASGASVVALDRSEARLRRLRQNLERTGLSAEIVVTAAEAWDDLRTFDAVLLDAPCTATGTLRRNPEVLRATRPAEVAKLADVQHRLLDAAALRVRPGGRLVYCVCSLEREEGETQIIAFLRRNPAFRTIPADPAAVGAPGEALTPEGWLRVLPSFWPEQGGLDGFFVAGLQRIG
- a CDS encoding MarC family protein; protein product: MNALDLGVNLFVALFALVDPIGNIPIFAAATTGATARQRLSVSALICVFIAVFLAFFFFTGLWLLQFFGISLAAFRIAGGILLLLLGLDMTRGDFLTMFADTDAAADAKDVRGYAQRRFKRLIVPFAMPLLIGPGAISTIIIQAGEAQKLGYAGTVAGMLAIGAAAFATFVTFSATAPISRVLGDVGMAIIVRVLGLILCALAIQFILAGLGEALPGMFATGVTAPYPTGGH
- a CDS encoding NADP-dependent malic enzyme; translation: MPDQTDKQTFSDQEALDFHRLPLPGKISMAPIKPMATQRDLSLAYSPGVAVPVRAIADNPDLAYDYTSKGNLVAVISNGTAILGLGHLGHMASKPVMEGKAVLFKRFADVDSFDVEVKTTDPDEFITVVKNIGDTWGGINLEDIKSPECFVIESELQDQLDIPVFHDDQHGTAIISTAGLINACHITGRRFEDVKMVLVGAGAAGLSSLSLMKSLGVRPENATVVDLHGVIYRGRTEGMDQWKSVHAIDTEKRTLAEAMVGADVVLGLSAKGAITPAMVASMAPRPIIFAMANPDPEITPEQVLAVRKDAIIATGRSDYVNQVNNVLAFPYLFRGALDVRARQINHEMKIACAHALAQLAREDVPDEVAVAYRGRKLRFGPDYIIPTPFDPRLIWYIPPFVAQAAMDTGVSRVPIDDMDEYRARLRERVDPSAALMQKISSAVRAAPNKRIVFAEGEESTVIRAAWAFKQAELGTPVLLGREDLVRKNAAEAGLDFDAMGIEIVNARVSERNLEYTDFLYDKLQRRGYLRRDVQRMINQDRNYFAAAMVARGQADAVVTGTTRNFNMVLKEIRRVLDVKDSLIGLSIVLAKGRTIFVADTSIHELPDAHELADIAIQAAATVRKLGRTPRVAFLSYSTFGNPPGERGDNVRAAIRILDAKGVDFEYEGEMPPELALDPGQRANYPFMRLSRDANVLVMPALHSAAISTQLVQALGGATVIGPLLVGLEKSVQIVSLGASVSEIITAATFAAYEESGSVAFEPDDTVEAPHPSKAAERSMAATAVPPTV
- the pyrF gene encoding orotidine-5'-phosphate decarboxylase encodes the protein MTSPLLSDPRLIVGLDLPSVEAAGALVEQLGDGVSVYKVGLTLLARPGGVAFAHGLRDRGKQVFQDWKLHDIGAQVEGAARSVAEGGCDLLTVHAEPQVMRAAVKGRGGLATKILAVTVMTSLSDEDLKAIGYSARARDLVEARVHQALDCGVDGVVSSPLEADRVRQIATGAGRPDFLIVTPGVRPVGAEVDDQQRVATPSAALRAGATHLVVARPVIAASDPVRAAAAIVAEMAGVA
- a CDS encoding Rrf2 family transcriptional regulator; this translates as MSDSQRFPVAAHALAYLAHKGAYDPAHAAPSAVLAASVPTNPVVIRRVTALLAKAGLIATRPGASGGSWLLLRPEDIRLDVVLKAVNGCAHLGSAPAGAKGCPVGEHIPRQVGKVLTLADQAASEALSRITIADLLAENAAALDGVAVHGACAGAVQAGARVPA
- a CDS encoding potassium transporter Kup, whose amino-acid sequence is MAGDASPGDGASPAPLTGSSDGTPAPAPAPASALAVGPAHGKAGFWALTIGAIGVVFGDIGTSPLYALREAIAHARSGVGGDLAVIGVVSLAFWALMIVVTFKYVLFLMRADNRGEGGTLALMALATHAVGRRSAWIFALGVCGAALFYGDGIITPAISVLSAIEGVKDAPGVGTRLDAFIVPISAAILIGLFLVQSRGTAGLARYFGPITAIWFLSLGALGLYHIFDDVSVLRALSPHYGVMLLLSDGFLGFIILGSVFLAVTGAEALYADMGHFGKAPIRMGWLCFVLPCLTLNYLGQGALILDNPSAAENPFWSMVPQFAYWPMLALATAATVIASQAVITGAFSVTQQAVQLGLLPRIDIRFTSETQAGQIFVPAVNTFLMLGVLTLLFVFQSSHNLTAAYGVAVTGVMLINTLMAWSVITRKWSWSIWATLAALIPFGFIDTVFLTSNLLKIPDGAWLPLVLGAILVLIMWTWTRGSQILSAKAKKDSLPLVDLIEMLRARPPHRAPGTAIFLTSDPEVAPVALMHNLKHNKVLHEKNIILTVRTTDRPRVPDKERVTMEPINDDFKKITLSFGFMESPQVPRALGLCRKQGLKFDIMSTSFFLGRRSVVPSASQGMPLWQDKLYIFLMRNAANPTDFFHIPPGRVVELGAQVSV